Proteins from a single region of Bacteroidales bacterium:
- a CDS encoding nitroreductase family protein — translation MDILKTIQIRQSTRNYSPIPVEREKLERCLEAVRLAPSACNAQPWKFILVDEPELKKEVAGAAKHMSFGMNKFVDEAPVIIAIVMEPANVTSEFGSKIKRKHYPLMDIGIAAEHFCLQATEEGLGTCLLGWLNEKKAKKALNIPLRRRVPLMISVGYPATDKQKSRKRKAMDKIVSYNAY, via the coding sequence ATGGATATACTGAAAACGATACAAATACGCCAGAGCACAAGAAATTATTCGCCGATCCCTGTGGAAAGGGAGAAACTGGAGCGCTGCCTGGAGGCTGTACGCTTGGCTCCCTCAGCCTGCAATGCCCAGCCGTGGAAGTTCATTTTAGTGGATGAACCAGAACTGAAAAAGGAAGTAGCCGGAGCAGCCAAACACATGTCATTTGGTATGAATAAATTTGTCGATGAGGCACCGGTTATCATAGCCATTGTCATGGAACCGGCCAATGTTACCTCTGAATTCGGAAGCAAAATCAAAAGAAAACATTACCCGCTTATGGATATTGGTATTGCGGCAGAACACTTTTGTCTTCAGGCAACAGAGGAAGGTCTTGGCACCTGTTTGCTGGGCTGGCTCAATGAAAAAAAGGCAAAAAAAGCCCTGAACATACCCTTACGTAGAAGGGTGCCTTTAATGATCAGTGTGGGTTATCCGGCAACAGATAAACAAAAATCAAGAAAAAGAAAAGCAATGGACAAGATCGTCAGCTATAATGCTTATTGA